GCTGCACGCGAAGGACGCGCTGCGCGTGACCTCGTTCCCCACGCTGTTGCTCTTCACGACGCTGTTCCGGCTGTCGCTCAACGTGTCGTCCACGCGGCTGGCCCTCTCGGAGGGACACGCGGGCGAGGTCATCCAGGCCTTCGGTGAGTTCGTGGTGCGTGGCGACTACGTGGTCGGCGCGGTGGTGTTCGCCATCCTCACGTTGGTGCAGTTGCTGGTGGTGACGAAGGGCGCCGAGCGCGTCGCGGAGGTGTCCGCTCGTTTCACGCTGGACGCCATGCCCGGCAAGCAGATGTCCATCGACGCGGACCTGCGCGCGGGCGCCATCGACCAGACCCAGGCCCGGCGGCGGCGGCGCGACCTGGAGCGTGAGTCCCAGATGTTCGGCGCCATGGATGGCGCGATGAAGTTCGTGAAGGGGGACGCTGTCGCGGGCCTCGTCATCGTCGCGGTGAACCTGCTGGGCGGCACGCTCATTGGCGTGTTGCAGAACGGCCTGTCCTTCTCCGAGGCCGCGGCCACCTTCGCCCTCATCGCCATCGGTGATGGGCTCGTGTCCCAGGTGCCCTCGCTGTGCATCGCGGTGGCGGCGGGCCTCGTGGTCACCCGCGTGGCGTCGGAGAAGGAGGAGGACTCGCTGGGGACGGAGATTGGCACCCAGTTCTTCGGCGACTCCCGGACGCTGGCCACCGTCGCGGGCCTGTGTGTCGCGCTGGCCCTCATGCCGGGCATGCCGCACCTGACCTTCCTCACCCTGGCCGCGGGCCTTGGAGGCCTGGGGTACGCGCTGCGTCCCAAGGGAGGGGCCTCGGAGAAGTCGCCGTCGAAGGAGGGGACCCCGGCGGGGGCGACGGTCGCTGACGGTGCGGCGGGCAAGCCTCCCGAATGCGCGAAGGCGCCCGTGGGGGTGACGCCGCTGACGTTGGACCTGTCCTCGCCGCTGACGCCCCTCGCGGAGGCCGACGGTGGTGCCTTCGTGCACAGGGTGCTGAACGCGGTGCGGGACGAGCTCTTTTTCGAGTTGGGGGTGCGAATCCCCGGCATCCGGGTGCGGACCCACGCCGCCTACCTGGGGCCGGGCGAGTACCGCATCCTCCTGGACGAGGTCCCCGCGGGAGGCGGCGTGGTGCAGCCTGGGGCTCTCTACGCGCTCGTTCCTCCCGGGGAGCTGGCCTTCCTGGAGGTCCAGGCGGACGCGACCGTGGAGCCTGCCTCCGGGCGGTCCATCAGCCGCGTCCCGGAGGGGGTGCGCTCCCGGCTGGAGCTGGCCCAGGTGCCGCTGCGCAAGCCCTCGGAGCTCATCGCGGACCACCTCCGCGCCGTGCTCCGCCTGCGCGCCGCCGCGCTGCTGGGGCTCCAGGAAGTGCAGGGTCTGCTGGAGGGCCTGGAGGCCCAGGCGCCCGTGCTGGTGAAGGAGGCCCTTCAGAAGGTGCCCCTGCCGCTGCTGGTGGACGTGCTGCGGCGGCTGGTGCAGGAGCAGGTGAGCATCCGGGACCTGCGCGCCATCCTGGAGGCACTCGTCGCGCCCACCACCGAAGGCGACGCGACCGCCCTGGCCGAGCGCTGCCGCCAGGCCCTGCACCGCTACCTGAGCCACCAGTTCGCGCCCACGGGCCCGCTGTACGCCTACCTCGTGGACCCGGAGGTGGAGGACGTGCTGCGCGCTGGCGGCCCACGAGGGCCTTCGCCGGACCCGGAGCGCGTCGTCGAAATCCTGGAAGGGGTGCGGCAGATCGCCACGGGCGGCCGGGCGGTGCTGCTCACGGCTCCGGACATCCGCCGACCGCTGCGCAAGCTGTGCGAGGGCCCGTTCCCGGACGTGGCGGTGCTCACCTATGGCGAGCTGGATGGGGACCTGCAGATTCGCCCCATCGGCCGGCTGACGCCGGTCGCCGTGGGGCGGTGAGACCTAGAGCGTGCCAGTCCCGCTGCTGCCCTTGAACTCGGAGGAGGGCGGCAGGTCCGACTGGGCCTGCAGGGGCGCGGGACGGTTGACCCGGTCGCGCAGCTCCTTGCCGGTGCGGAAGAGCAGGCCGCGCTTGGGCTTCACCGGGATGACCTGGCCCGTCTTCGGGTTGCGGCCCTGGTAGCCCTGGTAGTTCTTCACGTGGAAGGCGCCAAGCCCGCGAATCTCGATGTTCTCCCCGCGGCAGAGGGCGTCCTTCATCGACTCGAAAATCGTCTCGATGGTCGCCTCCGCCTGCTTCTGGGTCACGCCTCGTTTGGCAACGAGGATGTTGATCAGATCGGACTTGAGCATCGGACGCTCCCGCAAACCCCGTGACCCCTTGGTGACAGGGCTCTCTGGCCCGTGGTCGAGTCCCGAATACATAACAGAACACCTCCTCCTTGCAAGCCGGGTAGGCTCCCAACCCTCTAAAAACGTTACGGATTTCCGCCGCCGGCCGCTGCCTTGGGGGCCTCGGGAGCGGGCGGGGACAGCAGCCCCGGACGCAGGGGTATCACCAGGTCCAACCAGCGGGTGCGGCGCAGCAGGTCGACCCCGGCACAGTCGGCTGCCTGGAACAGCGGTTCGAACTGTTCGAAGCCTGGGGCCCGGGGGCCCGTCCAGGTCTCCGGGCCGCCGGTGATCATCACCCCGTGCACGGCGAGGGTGGAGTCCGCGAGCGTGAGCTCGGACGGGTCCTTCGCCGGCCGCAGCCCGCCCTTTCGCCCGCGCTCCAGCAGCCGGGCCTCCACCATCCGGTCCACCACCTCGTGCACCAGCGACTCCGGGACGCGCAGCCGCGTGGCCAGCTCCCGGGGCAGGGGTGGCGTGCGCCCATCCACCCACCACAGGGTGACGTCCTGGGCGACGCGCGCGGCGACCAGCTCGTGGGCGCGAGGGTGGCCGGCGAAGGCGAAGAGGGAGTCGCGGAAGGAGACGTGCTCCACCGCGTAGGAGAGCCGGGCTCCGAACAGCATCACCAGCCAGCTCACGTACACCCAGGCCAGGAACAGGGGCAGGGCGCCCAGTGACGCGTACAGCGGGTTGTAGAGGAAGCTGCGCGCGGCGAACTCGGCGTAGACCTGCTTCGCCAGCATCCACCCCAGGCCGGCCACCAGCCCGCCCGCCAGCGCCGAGCGCACGCGGACGTGCGCGTAGGGCGTCCAGAGGTACAGCAGCGTCAGGCTGCCCATGGCGATGAGCGTGGTGCCCAGCGCGATGAACAGCGGCGCGCTGGGCGCGTAGGTCTGCAGGAGCACGCGGACCCGGCCCGTCCCCGAGAAGGAGATGGCCAGGAAGATGGGGCCCAGGAGCAGCAGGCCCGCGTAGATGGACAGGCGGGTCAGCCACGGGCGCTGACGCCGGATGCCCCACAGCTCGTTCACCGCACCGTCGATGTGGCGCAGCAGCGAGCCCGCCGACATCAGCACCGCGAGGAAGCCCACGCTGCCCACGGCGATGGAGTCGCCCGGATGCAGGAACCGGTCGAGCAGGGCGGCGGACTCCTCGCTGACCCCTGGCGCCAGCACCTCGGAGATGACGAAGCGCAGCTTCCGCTGGAACTGCTCCTGGTGGAGCGTGCGCAGCAGCACGAGGCCCACCGTCAGCAGTGGCACCAACGAGAACATGCTGATGTACGTGAGGGCGGCGGCGCGCAGGCGCAGGTTCTCGCCCATGAAGCCGCGCGCCACCGTGCGTCCGGCGAAGAAGATGTCCGCCGCGAACCGGCCACCCGACGTCGCCCCGATGGGCGCCCACAGGCGGGCCGCCGTCGTGAGCGTCCAGGCCCGGGTCCGGGCCAGGTGCCGCCTGAGGCGCCACGGCAGGCTCCGCTTCACACCCACGGACTCCTCCCGGCGTGCTCCTGTGCCGGTGCGGACGGCGCACCGAGGGGCAGCAGCATGCGGAGGCGCGGAAGCAGGCGGTTCATCCCGAGGGGATTCACGTGAACCGGTGGGCGAACACCCACCCCCCGGTGTGGAAGCGCCACCGTAGCCAAACTCGGGCCCGCGGAACCAGCCCACCCGCCCCAGCGAGAGGCGGCTGTCACCGCATGCACGGTCCCATGGGCCTGGTTGGCCCCTGGACAGCAGGCCGGACGTCTCCACCGCGAAGCCCGTGGCCACGACCGGCTCCGGGCAAGAGAAAAGGCCCGGCGGGGAGATCCCCACCGGGCCTGGGTTGTCACTCGCGGACCGCGCTCAAGGTCCGGCGCCGTTCACCGGCTCAGGCTTCGCTGCCCCCGCTGGAGGGCTCCGACGAGCCCCCACCGGACGCCGCGGGAGGCGTGCCGCCAGAACTCCCCCCGTTGTTGCCGTTGCCACCGCCCGCGCTGGCTGCTTGCGAACCCCCGCGCTCACCGCGCTCGGACCGCTCACCGCCGCGTTCACCGCCCCGGCCTTCACCGCCGCGACGCTCGCCGCCCCGGTTGCGGTCGCCGCCGCGGTCGCCGCCGCGCTCGCCACCTCGGTCGCCGCCGCGCTCGGGACGCCGGCCCTCGCGACGGTCTCCTCCGCCGCGCTCGCCACCGCGTTCCCCGCCGCGCTCGCCACCACCCCGGTTCTCACCGCCGCGGCCTTCGCCGCCCCGGTCCCGGCCACCCCGGCGGCCCTGGTCCTGCCGGCCGTAGTTGGGGTTCTCCGAGCGGCGCTGCTGCATCGCCAGCTCGCCGTCACCGGAGCCCGGCGACGAGGCCACCTTGTGCTCGGGGCCCGTGGCCGACCGGCCGTAGATGTCGTACTGCTCGCGGTGGTAGTTCTGCTGCGCCTTGACCTGGATGGACTTGTTGTAGCGGTCCATCAGGTGCCGCAGCTCGTTGCGCTCCTCGCCCTGCAACAGGCGCGCGACCTCCGCGTTGCAGTTGATGACGAGCGTGGAGTCCTTGTAGCCCGGCGCCTCGCGGCGGATCTCCCGGAAGATTTCGTACGCCACCGTGGTGGCCGTCTTCACGAAGCCCTTGCCGTCGCAGTAGGGGCAGTCCTCGTGCAGCACGCGGCCAATGGACTCGCGCACGCGCTTGCGCGTCATCTCCACGAGGCCCAGCTCGGAGATGCGCAGCACGTTCGTCTTGGCCTTGTCGCGGCCCAGCGCTTCCTGCAGCGACTTGAAGACCTTGTCGCGGTTCTGCGCCTTCTCCATGTCGATGAAGTCGCAGATGATGATGCCGCCGATGTTGCGCAGCCGCAGCTGGTAGACGATCTCCTTGGCCGCCTCGACGTTGATCTTGGTGATGGTCTCCTCGAGGCTCTTCTTGCCGACGTAGCGGCCCGAGTTGACGTCGATGGCGGTGAGCGCCTCCGCCTGGTCGATGATCAGGTAGCCGCCGCTCTTCAGCCACACCTTGCGCTGGGTGGCGCGCTGCAGCTCCTGCTCGATGCCGTAGGCGTCGAAGACGGGCTCGTCGGTTTCGTGCAGGACCACGCGGTCGCGCAGCGCCGGGTCCTGCGCGGTGACGAAGCCCTGGATGCGCTCGTACTCCTCCGCGTCGTCCACGACGAGCTTCTCCACGTCGTGGGCGAACAGGTCGCGCGTGGCGCGCAGGATGAGGTCCAGGTCCGGGTGCAGCAGGCCCGGGCCGCCGCGCTTCTCGTTGCGGCGCACGACCTGGTTCCACACCTCGATGAGGAAGCGGATGTCGCTCTCCAGCTTCTCCTGGGGAACATTCTCCGCCACGGTGCGCACGATGAAGCCCGTGCCGGGCGGACGCAGCCGGTCCACGATTTCGCGCAGCCGCCGGCGCTCCTTCTCGTTGGAGATGCGGCGGCTGATGCCCACGTGGTCCACCGTGGGCATGAACACCAGGTGACGGCCGGGGATGGAGATGTGCGAGGTGAGCCGCGCGCCCTTGGTGCCGATGGGGTCCTTGGAGATCTGGACCACCACCTCCTGGCCGACCTTCAGCAGGTCTTCAATCTTGTCCGTCTTGCGCTGCTTGGGCTTCTCCTTCTCCTCGTCGCGCTTCTCGCGGCGAGGCGGCTCCTGGCGGCGCTTGTCCTTGTCCTTCTCACGGCCATCCCGCGCGCGCGGCTCCCGGGCCTCCCGGGCCTCCCGCGGCGTGCGGCGCTCGCCGGAGACCTCGGCCGGGCGGGCGGGCTCGGAGGCGGGGATGATCTCCCCCAGGGCGGACGCGTGCGGCGGCGGCTCGGAGGCCTCGGTCGTGCCCTCCACGCCCGACTCGGCGAGCGTGGCGGCCACGGTGGCGCTCTCCGCGGGCGTCTCCTGCACCAGCGCGGGGGCCTCCCCGGTGGGGGCCGCGGTGTCCGTCAGCGGCACCGCCACGGCGGCGGTGGACACCTCGGCCTGCGCGTCCCCGGCGCCGGCGCTCACGGACGAGGGCTCCACGGGAGCCGCGAGGGGGAACTCCGCGGCGACAGCCTGGGGCTCCGCGGCGGGCGTCCGGACGTCCGCCGGAGCCTCCGGGGCCGCTTCAACGGGGGCCTCGTGGGGTTCACCCTGGGGCGCCGCCTGGGCCTGGACGTCCAGCGCCAGCGCGGTCTCGTGCGCCAGCACGGGCTCCGCGGGAGCCGGAGCGGACTGCGCGCCCGCGGCAAGCGCGTGCGGGGCCTCCGGAACGGTGGACGCGGCGGCCTCGACGGCGTCGGCCTCGGATTCGGTGGGGACCTCCGGGGCGTCTTCGTGCTCGCCCTCGGTCAGCTCGAACTGCGCGCGGGCGAAGTCCGGGTCGTAGACGACGTCGCTGACGTACAGGAAGGCGGCCTTCTCCAACCCGATGTCGACAAAAGCCGCCTGCATGCCCGGGAGCACCCGGACGACACGGCCCTTGTAGATGTTTCCGACGACGCCCTTGTCCTTCTTACGCTCGAGGTAGAACTCCGCGATATGGCCGCCCTCGACGAGCGCCACCCGGGTCTCCCGACCCGCGGCGTTGATGACGAGCACACTGCTCATGGATGAATCCTGGAAGCGCGCGCGGTAGGAGGGACCTCACCGGACGGGAGGCGGCGAGACGCCACACCTCCGAGCACGCTGCGAGGGGAGAGGCGGCCAGTGGCCCTCCGGCGTGCGGACGCCTTCCGGAGGATCCGGAGGAAGAACGCATCACCTGGGTGGGGGCCGAGGACATCGCCGCCTGCTCCTCCGAGTTCATGTCGCCCCGCATTGCGACCGGCACCGTGCCGGGCGGGGCTGCTTCTCTTCACGCGCTCGAGGCCTCCACCACGCCCGTGCCGTCCGCCCCCTCTTCCACACCCGGTCGGTGCCCATGCGTGGGCCACCTTGGGGGGGCGTCTGGGGGCCCCGGAGCAGCAGGGACGTCCGGAGGAAACCGGAAGCGCAACCCGTCGAAATTCCTGCCTGGGCCTGATGTCCCGCCAACGCGGGGCGTCACACAACCACCCAGAAACACGGAGAGTTTTCCACGCCCCTCCAGGTGTGTAAAGGCTAGAAGCGCCCGTTCATCCACTGTCGGGCAGATGGACGGTAGGCCCGCCCACAGGGCTTCCAGGCGCTCGGTGACGGACGTTCAGGCCTGCGCGGGGGCCTGCTTGCGGCCCTCTGGCTTGTCCAGCCGCCCGCGAGGACGGCGCACCAGGCGCAGGCCGGTCCAGGTCTCGTCGATGATGCAGATCTTGTTGTCCACCAGACCAATGTCGAGCGCCGCCTGGCGCACGAAGTCCTCGGACAGGCGCGTCTTCACGCCCTCGCCGCTGGGCCAGCAGACCCAGATGCCGCCGTTGACGGTGGTGGCGCGCGACAGCGCGGGCAGCCGCTGCACCAGCTCCGTGGCGTCGGAGGTGAAGAAGAGGATGACGTCCAGCCCCGTCTGGGCGGTGATGAGGAACTCCACCCCGTCCGGCAGCGGGTTGAGCTTCTGCACGAAGCCCCGCGGGGGGTTGATGACCGAAACCTTGGTGCCGGACCGGATGCCCAGCATGGCCGGCAGGGAGGCCAGCGCGTAGGGGGTCATGATGTTCGCTCCACGGTGAAGGTGCGGAACTCGCCAGTGGCCCCGCCATCGGTGCGCGCCACGTCCGTGACGCGCGCCATGCGAGGGCCCGTCTGGCACCAGCGGATGAAGTCTTCCAGCGCGTCCGGTTCGCCTTCCACCGTGGCCTCCACGGTGCCATCGCTCCGGTTTCGCACCCAGCCCAGGAGCCCCAGGCGCAGCGCCTCCTGGCGGGCGCTCTCCCGGTAGGAGACGCCCTGGACCGCGCCTTGGATGCGCAGGGTCACCCGGCGCTGCGTGCTCATGCCTCTGGCCTCATGCTCTGACGTCCCCTTCTAGCATCCGCAGGAACGCCTGCTCATCCAGGATTCTTACCCCGAGTTCCTGCGCCTTCTTCAGCTTGCTGCCCGCGTCCTCGCCCGCGACGACGAAATCGGTCTTGCGCGAGACACTTCCGGAGACCTTACCCCCGCGCCGCTCGATTTCCTCCTTGGCCTGCTCGCGCGCCAGCCCCGCCATGGTGCCGGTGAGCACCACCGTCTTGCCCACGAAGGGGCCGCCCGTGGCGACCGCCGGGGGCGCCGGACGAACCCCCGCGTCCAGGAGGGCCCGGATGGCGGCCTGGTTCTGGGGCTCCTGGAAGAAGGTGTGGATGACCTGCGCCATCACCGGGCCCACGTCCTTCACCCGGCTGATGTCCTCCACACTGGCGGTGAAGAGCGACGTCACCTCCGGGAACGCCTCCGCCAGCGCCCGCGCCGTGGCGTCCCCCACGTGGCGGATGCCCAGCGAATACAGGAAGCGGCGCTGCGTGGTGTCCTTGCTGCCCGCGATGGAGGCCAGGAGGTTGTCCGCGCTCTTCTCCCCCATGCGCTCCAGCTTCAGCAGCGAGTCCCGGGTGAGCGCGTACACGTCCGCGAACGCCTTCACCTGCCCGGAGGCCACCAGCTGCGTGGCCAGCTTGTCGCCCAGGCCCTCGATGTCCATCGCGATGCGGCTGGCGAAGTGGCGCACCTTCTCCACCAACTGCGCGGGGCAGGACGCGCCCGTGCAGCGGATGATGGCGCCGTCCTCGTCCTTCGTCGCCACCGCGCCGCAGACCGGACAGTGGGTGGGGAAGGTGAAGGGCTGGGAGTCCGCCGGGCGCCTGGACAGCACCACCGACACGATCTCCGGAATCACGTCGCCCGCGCGGCGCACGAAGACGGTGTCGCCCCGGCGCACGTCCTTGCGGCGCAGCTCGTCCTCGTTGTGGAGCGTGGCGCGAGACACCGTCACCCCGCCCACCTTCACCGGCTTCAGGTGCGCCACCGGCGTGAGCGCGCCCGTGCGGCCCACCTGGATGCCAATGTCCTGCACCTCCGTGGACTCCTCCTCCGGCGGGAACTTGTAGGCCACCGCCCAGCGTGGGCTCTTGGACACCTGGCCCAGCCGGCGGCGCAGGTCCTCGTCGTCCACCTTCACCACCATGCCGTCGACCTCGAAGGGCAGGGCGTGGCGGCCCTTCAGGGACTCGTCGTAGCGCTGGCGCACCCCGTCCGCGCCCTCGGCGGGCTGGTAGCGGTTGATGGGCAGGCCCAGCGTCTTGAGGTACTCCAGCTTGTCGGTGTGCGTCTTGAACGCGGGCACGCCGTCGCCGGGCACGCACTCATAGAGGTACACGGACAGGGGCCGGGCGGCGGTCTCCTTCGGGTCCAGCTGGCGCAGGCTCCCCGCGGCGGCGTTGCGCGGGTTGGCGAAGAGCGACTCGCCTTCCTCCTCGCGCTTCTCGTTGAGCTTGCGGAAGTCCTCCTTGCGGATGAAGACCTCGCCGCGCACCTCCAGCCGCCGGGGCACCTTCACGCCGTCCTTGGGGAACAGCTCCAGGGGCAGGCTCTTGATGGTGCGCAGGTTGGAGGTGACGTCCTCGCCCGTGGTGCCGTCTCCGCGCGTGGCGCCCTGGACGAAGCGGCCGTCCTCGAAGCGCAGGGAGATGGCCAGCCCGTCCAGCTTGGGCTCGCACACGTAGCCCACCTGCGTCAGGCCCGTCAGCTTGCGGATGCGGTCGTCGAACTCCACCAGCCCGGCGTCATCGAAGATGTTCGCCAGCGACAGCATCTGCGTGGTGTGCACCACCTGCCCGAAGTCCTCCACCGCCGCGCCGCCCACGCGCTGGGTGGGGGAGTCCGGCGTGACGAGCTGGGGGTAGCGCTCCTCCAGCGCCTGGAGCTCCCGCATCAGCGTGTCGTACTGCGCGTCGCTGATTTCCGGCGCGTCCAGCACGTAGTAGCGGTGGTTGTGGTGGGCCAGCTCCTGGCGGAGCGCTCGGGCGCGGGTCTCGGCTTGCGGGAAGGTGTCCACGGGGTGTTGTCCTTACCCCAATTCAAGGGCGCGGCCAGGATGCGCACGCCCCGCGTTGGAGGAGGACCACTCTACCGGCCCCACCTGACAGGGCCTGCCCGGACGCCAGGGATGACGGGAAGGGGCGCCCGGGGACGCGTGTTCCCCCATGAAGCCCCTGGGCACCCTCAGTAGGCCCGAATTTCAGCTACATAGCGGATTACCTGTTGGCAGGACCCCCGCCCTCCGGTGCAACCCCCTGAAAAATGGGACAGAGCCAGGCACGGATGCCTTGACAGCTCTGGAGGCGGTCAATAGTTTCCAGCGCGGTTCCTGGCGCTGGGGTTCCCCCGCGCCGTCTCTTCCCAACCACAGGCCCACGCGCCCTCCGGTCCGTTCCAAGGACCCGGGTGGTGCTGCCCTCCTGGAAGGTGCTTCCGAGCGCCGCGCGGACGGACCGTCGTCCCGCGTACAGCCTGCCCGAGCCTTCGGGCGCTTCCCCCCATTCCGTCTGCAGACCGTCATGGCCAAAGCCCGTTCCCCCCGAGAGAAGGTAGTCGAGCCCGAGTTCCCCGCGGACGAGAAGCCGCGGCGCAAGCGCGCGGCGGCGAAGGAGGCGGAGAAGCCCGCGCCCCGCTCGCGCCGTGCGCCGGCCCGCCGGGAAGAGGCCCCCGTGGAGGAGGCGGAGGCCCCCGAGGTCGCCGCGGAAGCGCCCCGCCCGGTGCTCACGCCCATCTCCCGTCCCGTGCGCGACGACGAGCTCCAGGAGCTGCGTGGCACGGAGGAGGCGCCCGCCGAGGACGCCGCTCCGGCCGCCCCCCAGGAGTCCGCCGAGTCCCCCGCCATCACGGAGGTGGAGCGCGACGGCACCCCGATGCAGGTCATCAAGCTCAATGACCTGAAGCGGATGAAGATCGTCGACCTGGCGAAGATGGCCCACGACACGGGCATCGAGGGCTACCAGGGGCTGAAGAAGCAGGACCTCATCTTCGCGCTGCTGGGCGGCATCGCCGACAAGCGCTTCGAGGTCCACGCGGAGGGCGTGCTGGAGCTGCTGAGCGACGGCTTCGGGTTCCTGCGCAGCGCGGACAGCGACTACCAGCCGTCCCCGGACGACATCTACGTGTCGCCGTCGCAGGTGCGCCGCTTCAACCTGCGGCCCGGCGACACGGTGACGGGCCCCATCCGCCAGCCCCGCGAGGGCGAGCGCTTCTTCGCGCTGCAGAAGGTGGACAAGGTCAACTTCGCGGACCCCATGTCGGACGCGGCGCGCGAGCGCATCCTGTTCGACAACCTCACGCCGCTCTATCCGACGCGCAAGCTCAAGCTGGAGCACGAGTCGTCGGAGATGACCACGCGCATCATCGACATG
This window of the Corallococcus silvisoli genome carries:
- a CDS encoding flagellar biosynthesis protein FlhA — translated: MKVLLKARQSSDVVLAVAMAAVLGALIIPLPAWLLDVGLAVNLAVAVALLVAALHAKDALRVTSFPTLLLFTTLFRLSLNVSSTRLALSEGHAGEVIQAFGEFVVRGDYVVGAVVFAILTLVQLLVVTKGAERVAEVSARFTLDAMPGKQMSIDADLRAGAIDQTQARRRRRDLERESQMFGAMDGAMKFVKGDAVAGLVIVAVNLLGGTLIGVLQNGLSFSEAAATFALIAIGDGLVSQVPSLCIAVAAGLVVTRVASEKEEDSLGTEIGTQFFGDSRTLATVAGLCVALALMPGMPHLTFLTLAAGLGGLGYALRPKGGASEKSPSKEGTPAGATVADGAAGKPPECAKAPVGVTPLTLDLSSPLTPLAEADGGAFVHRVLNAVRDELFFELGVRIPGIRVRTHAAYLGPGEYRILLDEVPAGGGVVQPGALYALVPPGELAFLEVQADATVEPASGRSISRVPEGVRSRLELAQVPLRKPSELIADHLRAVLRLRAAALLGLQEVQGLLEGLEAQAPVLVKEALQKVPLPLLVDVLRRLVQEQVSIRDLRAILEALVAPTTEGDATALAERCRQALHRYLSHQFAPTGPLYAYLVDPEVEDVLRAGGPRGPSPDPERVVEILEGVRQIATGGRAVLLTAPDIRRPLRKLCEGPFPDVAVLTYGELDGDLQIRPIGRLTPVAVGR
- a CDS encoding HU family DNA-binding protein translates to MLKSDLINILVAKRGVTQKQAEATIETIFESMKDALCRGENIEIRGLGAFHVKNYQGYQGRNPKTGQVIPVKPKRGLLFRTGKELRDRVNRPAPLQAQSDLPPSSEFKGSSGTGTL
- a CDS encoding YhjD/YihY/BrkB family envelope integrity protein; its protein translation is MPWRLRRHLARTRAWTLTTAARLWAPIGATSGGRFAADIFFAGRTVARGFMGENLRLRAAALTYISMFSLVPLLTVGLVLLRTLHQEQFQRKLRFVISEVLAPGVSEESAALLDRFLHPGDSIAVGSVGFLAVLMSAGSLLRHIDGAVNELWGIRRQRPWLTRLSIYAGLLLLGPIFLAISFSGTGRVRVLLQTYAPSAPLFIALGTTLIAMGSLTLLYLWTPYAHVRVRSALAGGLVAGLGWMLAKQVYAEFAARSFLYNPLYASLGALPLFLAWVYVSWLVMLFGARLSYAVEHVSFRDSLFAFAGHPRAHELVAARVAQDVTLWWVDGRTPPLPRELATRLRVPESLVHEVVDRMVEARLLERGRKGGLRPAKDPSELTLADSTLAVHGVMITGGPETWTGPRAPGFEQFEPLFQAADCAGVDLLRRTRWLDLVIPLRPGLLSPPAPEAPKAAAGGGNP
- a CDS encoding Rne/Rng family ribonuclease, which gives rise to MSSVLVINAAGRETRVALVEGGHIAEFYLERKKDKGVVGNIYKGRVVRVLPGMQAAFVDIGLEKAAFLYVSDVVYDPDFARAQFELTEGEHEDAPEVPTESEADAVEAAASTVPEAPHALAAGAQSAPAPAEPVLAHETALALDVQAQAAPQGEPHEAPVEAAPEAPADVRTPAAEPQAVAAEFPLAAPVEPSSVSAGAGDAQAEVSTAAVAVPLTDTAAPTGEAPALVQETPAESATVAATLAESGVEGTTEASEPPPHASALGEIIPASEPARPAEVSGERRTPREAREAREPRARDGREKDKDKRRQEPPRREKRDEEKEKPKQRKTDKIEDLLKVGQEVVVQISKDPIGTKGARLTSHISIPGRHLVFMPTVDHVGISRRISNEKERRRLREIVDRLRPPGTGFIVRTVAENVPQEKLESDIRFLIEVWNQVVRRNEKRGGPGLLHPDLDLILRATRDLFAHDVEKLVVDDAEEYERIQGFVTAQDPALRDRVVLHETDEPVFDAYGIEQELQRATQRKVWLKSGGYLIIDQAEALTAIDVNSGRYVGKKSLEETITKINVEAAKEIVYQLRLRNIGGIIICDFIDMEKAQNRDKVFKSLQEALGRDKAKTNVLRISELGLVEMTRKRVRESIGRVLHEDCPYCDGKGFVKTATTVAYEIFREIRREAPGYKDSTLVINCNAEVARLLQGEERNELRHLMDRYNKSIQVKAQQNYHREQYDIYGRSATGPEHKVASSPGSGDGELAMQQRRSENPNYGRQDQGRRGGRDRGGEGRGGENRGGGERGGERGGERGGGDRREGRRPERGGDRGGERGGDRGGDRNRGGERRGGEGRGGERGGERSERGERGGSQAASAGGGNGNNGGSSGGTPPAASGGGSSEPSSGGSEA
- a CDS encoding DUF3052 family protein codes for the protein MTPYALASLPAMLGIRSGTKVSVINPPRGFVQKLNPLPDGVEFLITAQTGLDVILFFTSDATELVQRLPALSRATTVNGGIWVCWPSGEGVKTRLSEDFVRQAALDIGLVDNKICIIDETWTGLRLVRRPRGRLDKPEGRKQAPAQA
- a CDS encoding acylphosphatase; its protein translation is MSTQRRVTLRIQGAVQGVSYRESARQEALRLGLLGWVRNRSDGTVEATVEGEPDALEDFIRWCQTGPRMARVTDVARTDGGATGEFRTFTVERTS
- the ligA gene encoding NAD-dependent DNA ligase LigA is translated as MDTFPQAETRARALRQELAHHNHRYYVLDAPEISDAQYDTLMRELQALEERYPQLVTPDSPTQRVGGAAVEDFGQVVHTTQMLSLANIFDDAGLVEFDDRIRKLTGLTQVGYVCEPKLDGLAISLRFEDGRFVQGATRGDGTTGEDVTSNLRTIKSLPLELFPKDGVKVPRRLEVRGEVFIRKEDFRKLNEKREEEGESLFANPRNAAAGSLRQLDPKETAARPLSVYLYECVPGDGVPAFKTHTDKLEYLKTLGLPINRYQPAEGADGVRQRYDESLKGRHALPFEVDGMVVKVDDEDLRRRLGQVSKSPRWAVAYKFPPEEESTEVQDIGIQVGRTGALTPVAHLKPVKVGGVTVSRATLHNEDELRRKDVRRGDTVFVRRAGDVIPEIVSVVLSRRPADSQPFTFPTHCPVCGAVATKDEDGAIIRCTGASCPAQLVEKVRHFASRIAMDIEGLGDKLATQLVASGQVKAFADVYALTRDSLLKLERMGEKSADNLLASIAGSKDTTQRRFLYSLGIRHVGDATARALAEAFPEVTSLFTASVEDISRVKDVGPVMAQVIHTFFQEPQNQAAIRALLDAGVRPAPPAVATGGPFVGKTVVLTGTMAGLAREQAKEEIERRGGKVSGSVSRKTDFVVAGEDAGSKLKKAQELGVRILDEQAFLRMLEGDVRA
- the rho gene encoding transcription termination factor Rho — its product is MAKARSPREKVVEPEFPADEKPRRKRAAAKEAEKPAPRSRRAPARREEAPVEEAEAPEVAAEAPRPVLTPISRPVRDDELQELRGTEEAPAEDAAPAAPQESAESPAITEVERDGTPMQVIKLNDLKRMKIVDLAKMAHDTGIEGYQGLKKQDLIFALLGGIADKRFEVHAEGVLELLSDGFGFLRSADSDYQPSPDDIYVSPSQVRRFNLRPGDTVTGPIRQPREGERFFALQKVDKVNFADPMSDAARERILFDNLTPLYPTRKLKLEHESSEMTTRIIDMFCPIGLGQRCLIVAPPKAGKTVLLQNIAHAISRNHPDVYLIVLLVDERPEEVTDMERSVRGEVVSSTFDEPATRHVQVAEMVIDKAKRLVEQKYDVCILLDSITRLARAYNTVVPASGKILSGGVDANALHKPKRFFGAARNIEEGGSLTIIGTALIDTGSRMDEVIFEEFKGTGNSEIVLDRKLMEKRIFPTLDINKSGTRKEELLLSQADLVRITALRQVLHPFTPIDAMEFVLKHMRPTAANAEFLGSMNR